GGccccctggtgtcccccccccaaaaacgaCACAGCCCGGAGCACATCTGGTGACAAAAGGCACCTTTATTTCCAGCCAAATTACTTCTTCTTGGAGACGCCGACGGTGCGGCCCCGGCGCCCGGTGGTCTTGGTGTGCTGGCCTCGCACGCGCAACCTAGAGGGGAGAACAGGGGGACAGCGGTGTCATGGCCCCCgtccccacgcgtgtccccaacccccccgtgtccccccccatgcTCACCCCCAGAAGTGGCGCAGCCCCCGGTGCGCCCGGATCTTCTTCAGCCGCTCCAGGTCCTCGCGCAGCTTGTTGTCCAGCCCGTTGGCCAGCACCTacgcggggacggggacgggcaGTGTCACCGCCGTGTCCCCGGGGatgtccccggtgtccccccgcgccccctccccctcACCTGGCTGTACTTGCCGTCCTTCACGTCCTTCTGCCTGTTGAGGAACCAGTCGGGGATCTTGTACTGCCGCGGGTTCTGCATGATGGTGATGACGCGCTCCACCTGCGGGGACAAAGTGACACGGGAggtgtccccgcgtccccccccccccacatcccccccatcgcatccccggtgtccccaagccctcACCTCGTCCTCCGTCAGCTCGCCTGCCCGCTTGGTGAGGTCGATGTCGGCCTTGCGCAGCACCACGTGGGCATAGCGGCGCCCCACGCCCTGCAGCGGGGACAGCGTCAGGGGGGACGGGGGGCCAGCGGGGGACACGGCGGGGACGCCTCCGTCACCgcgtgtccccaacccccccccacctcacctTGATGGCGGTGATGGCGAAGGCGATCTTCCGCCGGCCGTCGATGTTGGTGTTGAGCACTCGCAGGATGTGCTGGAACTTCTCGGGGATGACGAGCGactgcggggacggggacggtcACCAAGGGACAGGGACAGTCACTGGGGGACAAGGACAGTCCCCGAGGGATTGGGACAGTCCCCAAAGGATTGGGATGCTCACcaagggatggggacggggaccaAGGGACAGGGACAGTCACCGAGGGACAGGGATGGTCCCCAAGGGACGGGGACGGTCCCCGGGGGACAGGGACAGTCCCCAAGGGATTGCGATGGTCCCCAAGGGATGGGGACGGTCACCAAgggttggggatggggacagggactgAGGGACGGGATCCAAGGGATGGGGACAGTCACTGAGGGATAGGGACGGTGACTGAGGAATGGGGACAGTCACCAAAAAAGGGGGACGGTGACCAAGGGACAGGGACGGCGACCAAGGGACAGGGTCCAAGGGATGGGGACcgagggatggggacggggaccgtGACAAAGGGACAGGGACGGTCACCGGGGGCTCCATGGGGGCGGTGGGAAGGAGGAGCCATGGGgctgggtggccctgggggGCGGGGaaaggggcagggagaggggcttggggacaccccgaggggcttggggacacccccaggggcTCAGGGACACCCCtgggaccttggggacaccctcgggggggctcggggacacctgggggggggcctcggggacacccccagggccCGGCCACGATCGCCACAGGCCGCGGACCCCGCCGACAGCCGCCGATGGCGCCGAGCGCGGTCCCCCCGCCGCATCCGACCCCCTCCCCGTTCCCCCgaccccccgtgcccctcagccccttcccgTCCCCCTCCGCCCCGTCCCGGCGCCGATGCCGCCCGatgccgccgcccccccccccccccttccaggCCCCGCGCCCACCATGGCGGCGCCTCCGCGGTGCTGCtcggggaagggaaggaggcgGAAGTGACGTCAGCGCGCCGCGCGCCGCTCCCTCCCCCGTCACGTGACGCGGGttggggcggggcggggcggggaggggaaggggagggggagccaagatggcggcggcggaggccgAGCCCCCCCTGCAGGGGATGGCGGAGCCCGAGCTGGAGCTGGGCGGGGAGGACCTGGTGCTGGACGGCGTCGATGGTgcgcggggggggcacggggggggatgttggggacacgggggggacacggggggacgctgggggggggcgttggggacgtGTGGGGGACGCTGGGGGGTGGCGacagggggcgggggggggctggggggacgtggggggccctggggggccctaggggcacggggggatgtttgggacactggggggacatggaggggggaattggggacaggagggggacattgggggcttgggggggtattggggacgctgggggggacacaggggacaggaggggggacatgggggggcctgggggcaggggggacactggggggacatgggggggaattggggacaggagggggacATTGGGAacttgggggggtttggggggcactggggggggggtcacaggggacaggagggggacATGAGGGGGccctggggacggggggacacagggagggacgttggggacacaggggggacatggggtggtcattggggacaggaggggagtGTGGGGGTGACACAGGAcaggagggggacagggggtgactttgggggacactggggatgggggggacatggggggacattggggaaCGGGGGAGGATGCAGGGGGACATGGGAGGACATGGGGTGGGTGGCCCGGGGGATGGGGGGTGACACaggggggaccctggggacagaAAGGGGACACAGGGATGAATGCCAGGAGAGGCGAGGGGCCAAGGGGCAGCCTTAGGGTGGGACAGCGTGGGGGTGGGAACGAGGTGACAAAAAGGGGCCACCaagggcggggagggggggaaatggTGACACCgtgtcccccacccccaagTTCACATCCAGGCCAACCTGGAGGACGCGCTGGTGCAGGAGGCCCTGAAGACGGTGAGCGAGGtcccccccccgcgtccccaACCCCTTAACGTCCCCCCCTGCCTTAGTGCCACCACCCCGcagtgccaccccccccccccccccccccggtgtcacCGCTGTGCCCGCAGGGCGTGGACCTGCGCCAGTACTCGAGGCAggtggagctggagctgcaggaggtcGAGCGCGCCTCCATCCGCGACTGTATCCTTCTCGTGGGGGTgtcacggggctgggggggggggtccctcggtgtccccaatgtcccctgGTGTCCCTCGGTGTCCCCTGGTGTCCCTTAACCGTCCCCGCAGACATCAAGGAGAGCGAGAACATCGCCTCGCTGCACAACCAGATCACCGCCTGCGACGCCATCCTGGAGGTCGGAGCCCGGCGGCCCCCGCGGGTGTCCCCAGGGACGTCCCCGCCGCGTCCCCGCCGTGTCCCCAAGttcccctctgtcccctccccgCAGCGCATGGAGCAGATGCTGGGCTCCTTCCAGAGCGCCCTGAGCAGCATCAGCTGCGAGATCCGCACGCTGCAGGAGCACTCGGTGGCCATGAACCTGCGGCTGCGCAACCGCCGCGCCGTGCGCCGCCAGCTGGGCCAGCTGCTGGACGAGCTGGTGGTGCCGGCCCCCATGATCAGGTAGGGCAAGGGACGAGGGACGCGAAacctgtccccgtgtccccccgctTTTCGTATTTCCCCCCTCAGCGCCATCCTGGAGGCGCCGGTGACGGAGCAGGAGTTCCTGGAGCAGCTCCACGAGCTCAACGGGAAGATCAACTCGGTGAAGGAGCAGGCGTTCAGGGAGACCGTGGCCTGTGCCGACGTGCAGCACATCCTGGAGAAGCTCAAGATCAaggcgagccccccccccccaaaataaaaaaaacgatcccctcctccccttcccgaCACCCCCTGACCCGTTTTGTCCCCCCTTTTTTCAGGCGGTGACCAAAATCCGCGAGTTCGTCCTGCAGAAGATTTACTCCTTCCGCAAGCCCATGACCAACTACCAGATCCCGCAGAACGCCTTGCTGAAGTACAGGTGGGTGCCCCCCGTTACTTTTAACCCCCCCCGTTACTTTTAACCCCCCGTTATTTTTAACGCCCCCCCCGTTATTTtaaccccccccctttttgttttcttgcaggtTTTTCTACCAGTTCCTGCTGGGCAACGAGCGGGCGGTGGCGCAGGAGCTGCGGGAGCAGTACGTGGACACCATGAGCAAGATCTACCTCTCCTACTTCAAGTCCTACACCAGCCGCCTCATGAAGATccaggtggggtggggggacacccatggggctggggggcacgcGGGGGGGGGCCAGGACCCCTTTTTGGCGCTCATTTTCCCC
The DNA window shown above is from Anser cygnoides isolate HZ-2024a breed goose chromosome 35, Taihu_goose_T2T_genome, whole genome shotgun sequence and carries:
- the RPS18 gene encoding small ribosomal subunit protein uS13, which gives rise to MSLVIPEKFQHILRVLNTNIDGRRKIAFAITAIKGVGRRYAHVVLRKADIDLTKRAGELTEDEVERVITIMQNPRQYKIPDWFLNRQKDVKDGKYSQVLANGLDNKLREDLERLKKIRAHRGLRHFWGLRVRGQHTKTTGRRGRTVGVSKKK